Proteins co-encoded in one Cytophaga hutchinsonii ATCC 33406 genomic window:
- a CDS encoding glycosyltransferase has product METLSIIIPIYNEEHNIPALYARLKNVVSSLELTYEFVFVNDGSKDNSITLIKQLASIDPAVKYIDFSRNFGHQIAVTAGLDGCTGDKIVIIDADLQDPPELIGDMYAKMQEGYEVVYAKRRSRKGESFLKKYTAQVFYRTLASITSISIPVDTGDFRMIDRKIVDVLKNMPEQHKFLRGQISWIGFNQTFVEYDRDERLAGVTGYTYKKMIRFALDGITSFSDLPIRFATISGFVVSFIAFIIMLYALYSRFILQDYVPGWTSLILSVMFIGGIQLIAIGIIGEYISRISSNVRKRPLYIVREKTTTSKKD; this is encoded by the coding sequence ATGGAAACACTCTCCATAATTATCCCTATATATAATGAAGAACATAATATTCCGGCTTTATATGCGCGGTTAAAAAATGTTGTTTCATCGTTAGAGTTAACCTATGAATTTGTGTTTGTAAACGATGGCAGTAAAGACAATTCCATTACGCTGATCAAACAGCTGGCGTCCATTGATCCTGCCGTTAAGTATATCGACTTCAGTAGAAATTTCGGGCATCAGATTGCTGTAACAGCCGGATTGGATGGCTGTACAGGCGATAAGATCGTGATCATTGATGCCGATCTGCAAGACCCGCCTGAGCTGATCGGCGACATGTATGCGAAAATGCAGGAAGGCTATGAAGTAGTCTACGCCAAACGCAGAAGCAGAAAAGGCGAAAGCTTTTTAAAAAAATATACCGCACAGGTTTTTTACAGAACACTTGCCAGCATTACCTCTATTTCTATTCCTGTTGATACAGGAGACTTCCGGATGATTGACCGTAAAATTGTAGATGTGCTAAAAAACATGCCTGAGCAGCACAAATTTTTACGTGGCCAGATTTCCTGGATCGGATTCAACCAGACATTTGTTGAATATGACCGTGATGAACGCTTAGCCGGAGTTACAGGCTACACCTACAAAAAAATGATCCGGTTTGCGTTAGACGGTATTACCTCTTTTTCCGATTTGCCGATCCGGTTTGCAACCATATCGGGATTTGTGGTTTCGTTTATCGCATTTATCATTATGCTGTACGCCTTATATTCCAGATTTATCCTTCAGGATTACGTACCCGGCTGGACATCCCTGATCTTAAGTGTCATGTTCATCGGCGGCATACAATTAATCGCTATTGGTATTATTGGTGAATACATCAGCCGCATCAGTTCCAATGTAAGAAAACGTCCCTTATATATTGTTCGGGAAAAAACCACTACCTCAAAAAAAGACTAA